A section of the Pseudorasbora parva isolate DD20220531a chromosome 2, ASM2467924v1, whole genome shotgun sequence genome encodes:
- the ier2a gene encoding immediate early response gene 2 protein yields the protein MDVTAEARQIMVQALSKIYSSRTQRGGLRLHRSLLLTLVMKSARDIYHSARLTSEKNGQSDTLGATENTSQTEEPMDTTSSTTTPLRAIATQPTEDGQRSGLEGHGHPHDPAGLTVDKENCNPNRQDRHSRKRRSKTATDPDFLPCKKAKLEFVEARGILQNNSTNCGRALDSLSLVPLPRTIVSF from the coding sequence aTGGATGTCACAGCTGAGGCCAGGCAGATTATGGTCCAGGCTTTGAGTAAAATATACAGCTCGCGCACCCAGCGTGGTGGACTTCGACTCCACCGGAGCCTGTTGCTGACGCTCGTCATGAAATCCGCAAGGGACATATACCACTCTGCCCGACTGACAAGCGAGAAAAATGGACAATCCGACACACTCGGTGCCACAGAGAACACATCACAAACAGAAGAGCCCATGGACACAACGAGCTCCACGACAACACCTCTGCGCGCGATAGCGACACAGCCCACCGAGGACGGGCAAAGGTCCGGACTCGAGGGTCATGGACATCCACACGACCCTGCAGGACTCACGGTGGACAAAGAAAACTGCAACCCAAACAGACAGGACCGTCACTCTAGAAAGCGACGGAGCAAAACAGCCACAGATCCTGACTTCCTACCATGCAAAAAAGCCAAACTGGAGTTTGTGGAGGCCAGAGGAATTCTTCAGAATAATTCCACAAACTGCGGTAGAGCGCTGGACTCATTGTCACTTGTACCATTGCCAAGAACAATTGTCTCATTTTGA